The DNA segment ACACCCCCGCGGCACTTACAACACCGccaaccacaaccaccaccaccgccacccctGGTCACCACTTACCAATTAGCTTCTTGCCGGGGAATGACAAATCGATCCCGGAAATTTGCAAACACTTGTTGAGCGAGGCAAAGTCATTGTAGCGCCGCAGTATGCGCCAGCTGTTTTCCGGATACGGGCCGCGCTGTACCCGCACCACATACTCCTTTTTTGCGGCGGTGCAATGTTATATGCGTTCGGGTTGAACGCAGCCGGAGACACGGGGTTTTCGTTGACCGGAAGATTGTATAGAGGAAGGTGGTTTTGAAGCGGGTGGTGAAGAGGTATGTGTAGacaaatagacacacacacacatgacgatggagcacagaaccgataaaacaaaatcatgtcgtaggggaaaaagaaaaacagaagaaaacaaattaaaataagaaCACAGCGGACACGTGTTACAAGGGAGGAGTGGGAAAAGAAAGTTAGAGCGGGAACTTAAAAGCACCGGAAGCAGAAAGGATATTCCGCACCCCATCCCCAGCTCCCCAGCTCCCATGGCACGATGgcgatgtgtatgtgtgtgtgtttctatgcAGGAAGTaggtgcggtgtgtgtgtgactcaTCGTTCGATGGTTCATTTTTAGCACGCTCTTCATCTGTCTGTCGTCGCTTTCCATCACGACCGAAAGGAGCACtgagaaggggagggggggagaaGAGGTCCTTACATGACTTTCCTTGTTTATTCCACACTAgggatgggtaaagttggcaaaaatccgtaGTCGCCTCCGATCCGATCCGATGCATTAtgcggaatcgttcggaggcgttcgaagtcgtcggagtcgtcgaaGTCGTTGGGAGTCTTAGGGagacgtccggagtcgtccgtagttGTCTGAGTCATTCAGAGTCGTCTAAAGtcttcggaatcgtccggagatattgggaatcggagtcggccggagtctgCCGGAGTCGTCCTAGTCGACTGAAATCGGTTGGAGTCGAAATCGGCCGAAATCAGCCGGACtcggccttcgaaacaaaggcctgtatacgaagtgcacgcgtaaagtgaaagacaaaaaacacaaagaacaactccgaacgacacCGATCGACTCTAGACGAGTCCGAACGACTCCCGACGACTTCAGATACCTCCGGACGGCTCTGGACAACTcgaaacgattccgacgactccggacgattccgacgactccagacgattccgacaactccggatgactccggacgactccggacgactccggacggctccggacgactccggacgactctgggtGTATCCCAACGATTCCGACGACTCTGACGACACCGACACCCATAACCTAATGAGTTTAGAATGTGTCTCTACAGATTATTATACTAAACTACTACATAACTGAAGCTAGCTACTTCTTTTATACCCGTCGTATATGATATCtcccaactccggacgacttcgaggacgagtcgttcggagtcgtccggagatgttttgagtcgtccgaagtcgtccggagatgttttggagtcgtccgaagtcattGGGAGACGTCCAttgtcgttcagagtcgttaagagtcgttcggagtcgttcggagttgtccggagtcatcggagttgtccggagccgtccggaggcGTCCTGAGGCGTCCTGAGGCGTCCTGGGGCGTCttgagccgtccggagtcgtcggaatcgaccaaagagcacatcactagttcaCACGCACGAAGTATCCCCTGTTCAGTCACGAAGCAACGGGCGTGTTCATCGATCATCAGCGGAGACCGGAAATGGTAGGACGAAACAGAAAGCAGGGAAAAggacccaaacacacacacacacacacacatacacataactGCCAAAGTGCACATCTCCCGGTGTGTTCTCCTTCGCCCTCTTTATCGTCCCGGTACTCACCGTATGCCCGTCGATGGTTTGTGCTGTTTCGATCGTACAGCAGCAGGCCTCGGTGTCGTCTAGCGTAACCTTCGTTGTGGTTTCGGTTTGCTCAAATAGTGCCATTTGTTGGACGTTGCGTTGGTGCAGCTATCGGGCATTTTCCCCCGGAACACGGAAAGCACACGGAACGTGAGGGGTTAGTGTTGGTGGGAGGAGAGAAAATGAGGGAGCTGGAGGGGATAAACCGGATAGCGAAATCTAATTCGCGTACTGTTCCGCAATTTCCTCCTCCGTTCACCGTTCTCGTATCCTCGCGCGGCAAGGTTAATGCACTGCGTTTTTCCGTCCGGGAGGAGCTGTGCTCATGTTTTCACACCACTGGACCGGGAACTGGGGGTGGGGGAGCCAGCAGTCCAGCAGTACGGCCTGGAACGTTGTGTTAACACGCGCATACACACGTGTACATTTCTCCCATCGTATATATCCTGCGCATCCTTGGATTTACtgtgctacacacacacgcacatgcacacacacttttccttctttgctACACCATTTTCCACCCGTTCGGCAGGGGGGGATTGGTCActtggtttgttttcctcccGTGACGCACTGACACTGTATGTTGGGTCGTATCTAGCAATCCCCAAACGCAATGTAACAGGACACCAACGATTGGAACCACTTTCCGGACGAACTCGGAGGACCTCGAAGactcaaaaaaagaaaacctccCCCCGACACTGAGCGAACGAAAGGACGAAAACAAATCGGCGCCTGGGCTACGCAGCGGACACCTTTCGCACGGAAAGACACCAACCAGAAAGCAAGCCGTACCACCCaaagcagctgcagcaccaccacaaACAGAAAACGAAAAATTAAACTGTCCTTTTTGCTTGCCGCTCGGCTCTACTGCATATCCTCCAGGGTTTTTGGGCCTCCGTTTTTCGCCTGCGAAGAAAACGCACCGTCGCAGATTTCGTGTCTATGTTCACGGTTCTATTTTACAGATATCaaaattttgattgattttccgtCGTAGTGATGGGCATACCGTGTGGGCGGAACAAACATTCCCGCCACTGGGAATGGATTTGGTCCGATCCGAGCCCGGAGCTTGCGAAGGGCGGAGATGTAAGTTTGAATTTGCAGCGAAAGAATTGTTTTGTactgtgtgtttttatgcGGAATTTCACAAACAATAgaacataaatttaaaaactGCAGACATTGAATCTTATTGGAAAACGATGATAGAAATTATGGAATCGTACAATATAAAACCTCGTGCATTCAACGAATTGGTAAAACCAGAACTAAAAGTAAgaaaaacggccaaaaaatcagGAGTCTTTTCAAAAATTACATTGAATCGGtagaaaattatgaaattaaaaGTGTAACGAATAAAATAGATTATTTGATAGAAATTAAATACGTTGAAGGTCTTAAGTTAGGGAACAGTTTATAAGCAGATATACGAAtatgtattgttttaataaaaaataaaaactgttGGTGTATCTTTAGTTTGAAAGTGAATTAGGGAAAATTAATCCATATAATAAATAGAAAGTACATTGATGCCAATATTTACTATCATTAGCATTACAAAACATCACCAGAACGACCCAAGCTACCAAAGGTAAAAACTCCAAATCGAAtcctgtttgttgtttgttgaatgTTTATTATTCTCACAATAGGTTTGTAGCATTTATTTAACAGAACACATTTCCATTCGTACCGTAATCGCAAACTTTCATTCGCCTTTCGTACCACACCtccacgacgacgacaactACGGCGGAAGCCTCCTGCATGCCGGCTAATGCCGTGGAACCTGCCCGGGATGGCTGATTGTGCCTCGCTTGTAGTACTTGGCCGTTGCATTCACTATGCTCGACTTGAGGGAAGCGGTCACCGACGTTTCCGGGGCCGATTCGGAGTTTTCTGCCTTGAGGACCGCTGCGCAGCGCCAGTTTTTCAAATAATTCACTGgaaaatcatacaaaaaaaataaacttccaTTCCAACAGCACGGCAACTCTCCTTCCACTTACTTTTCCACATCCGAACACACCCATCATCACCGGTCGAGGCAAGCATGGTGCCGGTAATGTTCCACGTAACGCGCCACACCGTACAGTAGTGGTCCCCGAACTGGGCGGCCGCCTGTATTTCCAGTCTTGAGTTTGCCGTTGGATCGCTACAAAATTgtgaaacaataaattttgttgccCTCCCCAACTCCGTTCCTTTGTTCCCCTCTTAGCAGTAACTTACAGGATTGGTTTGAGGTTAAAAATTTGCACATCCTTGCTAGCGACCGCCAGGATGTGGTAGCTCCGACCGACGTTCGGGGCGAACGCAATATCGTGCACCGGCTCGGTGATCGAGTTGATCGTCTCCGTCTTGGCCCAGCGCCGCGCGTTCTCGCTGTACTCGAAGATGAACACCTTGCCGCCGGTGCTCTGCGACGAGTCGTCACTGCCGGCCGCAATCATTGGCGGGTGCAGCCGGAACATGGACGGGTTCCACGTGAGGCAGCTGAGCGGTATCTTGACGCTGATCTCGTGCGAAAGCGTCCACTGGGAGAGGTTCATAATGTCCGGCGCCTCGTAGATGCGGATGATGCCGTCGGCCGAGCAGGCCGCCAGCATCAGGCCCTGCGACTTGGGCGCAAACTTCACGTCCGTCACGCTCGTGCGCGAGTCGACCAGGTTGGTGCGGCGCACCCAGCGCTTCAGCGGCGGCATGGCCGGGTTTGTCTTTTCGCCCACCGTCTCCTCCCACACCGAGACGGTGCGGTCGAACGAGCTGGTCGCCAGCACCTGCCCGAACTCGGGATGCGCCCAGGACAGGCGCCACACCGAGCCGGAGTGTGATTTCCAGCTGGCCGTTACGCTCCACACGCCCTGCTCGTTCTGGTCCCACACCTGCTCCCCGGAGTGGAAGAATCACATGAGATTAGTTTGTGCCGCCGGCCACTACAGCGATACTGCgagaatgtaaacaaacccggtGGGGCGCGTGCACCTCGCTCGCTGGCTTACCTTCACGTACTGGTCGCTGCTGCAGGTCGCCATCCGCTGGCCATAGTAATCGTAGGCCACATCGTGTATCACGTCCTTGTGCTCGGTGTGGATGATTTGTGTTTCAAACATGGCTAGGCGTGTATGTCGTATTCCTGCGTGCCAAATAGTGTGTGCGATGCGTTTTCCGAACCCGTTTCCAGCAATCGTTCCCGGCAGTGGCTGATTAGCGTTTGACGTTTCGCTGTGGCGGCGGCGCCAGTTGTGTTTTGACAGCTCTCCGGCACGGACAATCCGAACTTTCAGCCGAACCCGgcaaacgaacaaacgaacaaTTGTTCAATGAAAATCGCCACCGCGGTCTGTGGACTTGTGCTTACGCCGTTGCGAGGACATTGAGCGGATTTTTGCAACCATTTGCCCACAATCAATCCCTTTCCGACAGCGAAGTACGCGCGTCTCTGCCGCACTTGATCCGGACCAAACGAACGGAGCGAGGATTTTGACATTTCCCACAAAACGTCAGGCACGGTTTcgggaaaacaaataaaattccGTGTCTACCACGACGAGCTCTGCGGTGCCAGCTTTTTCTTCGGCGTGCTCCAACGGGACCCACACCACGCAGAGAAGAGCGAGCCTGGTGCTGAAGATGAAGCTTTTCTGATTCCGAGCTGTCGTCGTGTCCGTGacccgtgtgcgtgtgtgccctTTGTGGCTTGCAGAAGGTTGTGGAGAGCAGTATTATAAAACGGGAAAAGtgtaccttttttgttgttgttgtgttccTTACGCGGTTCCGGGCGGTGAAAAACCCCGGAAAGGGCAACGCAcgagtgtgggtgtgtgtgtgtgtgtgtgtctacatCTTACAGAGGAAGCCGAGGAAAATCGATTACCCAAGAGTGAAGAGGCAGGTTTTCCTTCCCTACACACAGGCGGCCGGTGTGAAGCTCGATAGGCGCGTCCCCCGTGTGCCCAAGAAAATATGGAAAAGTGTACGTAGTCCTTTCTAACCCCTTCCATTACAGTGCGTGCGATTGTTtctatatatgtgtgtgtgtttcgctttgcttttttgtgatAACAAATTGCGGCTTGAGGTGTATAAATGGTTGGTGAGGGTGCAGAAGGGGCAATAAATATAGGCGCAACGCTTCAGATTGTCATCGGGCATGCCGCCGCCATATGATAGCGCACCTCGCCCCGCGGCACAACCAAAAACCCCGTTAGTGTGGATGGAGAGCGGGAGAAGCATCCCCGGAGAAGGGGAGAAAGGAATGTGCTGGGCATGGTATCTCTCTTTGCCGTTCGCAGGATGACACCGCGGTGGGGCccgctgctgcggctgctcgCTTGCACCCGCGTGACGGCATCACTGCTCTCTGGGCCCAATTAATATGGGCTCAGCCTTTTCGACCAATCACAGCCGATGGTACGATGCTCGTGCGGCGCGTCATCAGATCAAACATGGATATGGGCATCTGCGCGCACTCTCGCTCGCCAGCCCCGACCAGAATGTGCCAAActtgctctctctctgacGTCAAGGGGAAATTagatggggggagggggggggggggtcaacGTGTAGCCGTGCTGTCGTGCCCCTTTTGGTGTCGTTTTTGCAGCTCCCCTCTCCCGTGTCAGTGATTGCGCGCTCAAGTGGACCGCAAATAGTGCGCCGTAGTGTAGTGCAAATGGGTTATAAACGAGATACAATTTCACCCCAATCCTCTCGACGATTTGCTAACGGTCCTCGGCGGCTTGTAAGAAagtcccccccaccccctcccactGTGCCCAAAAGTGCCGGCCACAATACACACGCAAATTGTGCaacgcacaccaccaccagcgctcGTACTGTGTTGTTATTCTCTTactgcttttttctctctttctctccattTACAACGTGACAGCCTGTGTACTCTTTCACGCATTCACCACTGTCGCTCTGTCCACTTCTCGTGCTTCTCAAgttcacatacacacccgcACACGCTCAGCTATTTTGCAACGCGTTGGGCTTGGTGGCGctggtgtgcgtgcgtttcaAGGTCACTCATCTGTCGTCTAGTGTTCGCCGTTAccggttcttttttttgtaggtgGTGTAAATAGTAAACAAAGTGAAAATAAACACCTTATCAGAATCGATCTCCCTCACTCCAACCATCACCTACCCATCAGTGCATGTGCATCAGAGTTGCAGTGTTAGTGGATGTGCGCGTCAGTTCCAACTAGTTTCAGGACAGGGCAATGGTGGGTGGTACAgtttgagggggggggggggggggggggtggattGTTTTCATTCCGTTGCACGTGGATCGGAACAAGAACCGGAGGCAGCTCATGATCTTATTGGTGATCGCGGGAAAAAGCGTTTTTTTACGTTCTGGTTTCTGTTGCGactttttctttctgttatattttgatgcattttgttttaaaccTAGTCTGGTATACTGATTTTTGAAAAGCAtaagaaaataatatatttaaaaaatggtgGTGGTTATGTGAATACACAAATGTTTGAATGGATATATTCAAAGTCAAAATTTGATGAAGAGCTTATTTTatatgcaaaatatttaattatgttttctgTATATTTAATTTGAGCaataatttgtttgatttgataaataatttccaattaaaaGCAGTATGATTAATTGTAAACTCGTTTTGGTGAAGGTTATCAATAGGTAGCATAGCAATACATTTATGGGTGTATAGAATCAGTAGATTgtaattagtttgaatatttaCATTCCAAGTACATTACTATTTAAGTTAGTACATATTTTATTCTTTGGTTTAAGTCTGTAGTTTTTGCTGTAGAATCGGTGTAAGTGTAAGGTTCAGTAGATTTAATGCACTTTAGTTTGTGGATAcataatgttttctttttctttttctttccttttttagtTAATTTTTAATCTTACCGTATAGTAGTAAACATTCGTTATGGAAAACCGGCTCTCTGGGGTTCAACCCATGGAAGTACCAAACTCACCAAATACACACAGGATAAAGCCACCATTTGGCTATGTGTCTCATCGAATGTAAATAAGACACGGATGCGATGGATATGTTTCTCATTGTAAGAAAATATCTCCGAaatgttacagggttttccaaggaGTTTTCATCGtcgtgggacacttccttgactctctCTTATGGGAGAATAACTCCATATGTTGGAAATCGCCAACCTTTTTGGACatgctccttggaaattcctataagatttgtccaacaagagtGCTATGAAGTCTAATTCCCGTTACATTGTACCACATTGTACAGTGtaccacagctatgagaactcctgaaaaaccctgtaGGCCAACTCTATATGCCGGTGTAAGGATATATCTGATTACAATTACTGTATGGAATTTTCCGACGCTGTAGTAAATactatattaaatcattgtaTTTAATTGAATAGTATActtataaatttatttacatttaaattaaaaatcttATAAATCTAGTCCATTAAGGTTATTGCCAGTTAGACGGGGTATAGATCTTACGTTTAGTTAGCATTGTTTAGAGGTTTGTTCAACATTTAGTATGTACTACAATAATTTATAACCGGTTAGAAATTAGAATAATCAAAACGATCATTAAAATAGCGTTAGAATGTATATTATATTCATAAATTGTGCAATCTAAATTCATAGGAAATCAATgaacaatataaaaatataactcATTTGATTTTAGGTTTGCAATAATTTCTGATTAAATTAAGTAGTTAGCGTACAATTAAAAATGTTGTAGTTCGACtttagaaacaaacacaaaattgtAGTGCGACACTTAGACATACAAGAAATGATAACCGTTTTCCATGATAAGATTTAATCCGTCTTTAAGAGACTTACACATGACCGATAAGctatgttatttatttcatattattattttactttaaaaagcTAAACTTTCGTTTAACGCTTACCCAGAGAATATGGATCATGTCAGTCCTCCAAAGGGATAAACCTAAGATGCTCTGATAGACGCTCTAGATCTTACTAACACGGACATGACCGATAAGctatgttatttatttcatattattattttactttaaaaagcTAAACTTTCGTTTAACGCCTACCCAGAGAATATGGATCATGTCAGTCCTCCAAAGGGATAAACCTAAGA comes from the Anopheles coluzzii chromosome 2, AcolN3, whole genome shotgun sequence genome and includes:
- the LOC120951130 gene encoding nucleoporin seh1, with the protein product MFETQIIHTEHKDVIHDVAYDYYGQRMATCSSDQYVKVWDQNEQGVWSVTASWKSHSGSVWRLSWAHPEFGQVLATSSFDRTVSVWEETVGEKTNPAMPPLKRWVRRTNLVDSRTSVTDVKFAPKSQGLMLAACSADGIIRIYEAPDIMNLSQWTLSHEISVKIPLSCLTWNPSMFRLHPPMIAAGSDDSSQSTGGKVFIFEYSENARRWAKTETINSITEPVHDIAFAPNVGRSYHILAVASKDVQIFNLKPILDPTANSRLEIQAAAQFGDHYCTVWRVTWNITGTMLASTGDDGCVRMWKMNYLKNWRCAAVLKAENSESAPETSVTASLKSSIVNATAKYYKRGTISHPGQVPRH